A portion of the Parcubacteria group bacterium genome contains these proteins:
- the rpsM gene encoding 30S ribosomal protein S13 has protein sequence MRIAGINIPEKKQLEIGLTAVYGVGRAQARRILGEAKVSLNAKPTELTADQENKIRQLIEGMTVEGELRRLVGANIKRLKDIKSYRGIRHMRRLPVHGQRTKVNSRTVRGNVRKTMSSGKRKLEKK, from the coding sequence ATGCGTATCGCAGGAATCAACATCCCAGAAAAAAAACAACTTGAGATCGGACTCACCGCCGTCTATGGAGTTGGGCGTGCTCAAGCAAGGCGCATTTTGGGTGAGGCAAAAGTTTCCCTAAACGCGAAGCCAACAGAGTTAACAGCGGACCAGGAGAACAAAATCCGTCAGCTGATCGAAGGAATGACCGTCGAAGGTGAACTTCGGCGTCTCGTTGGTGCAAATATAAAACGGCTCAAGGATATCAAGAGTTACCGAGGTATACGTCACATGCGCCGCCTTCCTGTCCACGGTCAACGTACCAAAGTGAACTCGAGAACTGTGCGCGGGAACGTCCGCAAGACCATGAGCTCTGGTAAGCGCAAGTTGGAGAAGAAATAA
- the rplQ gene encoding 50S ribosomal protein L17 yields MRHHNKNRKFGRERNQRRALLRSLASSLIKKGKIRTTEARAKELRPFVEKLVTQGKHGTLAQSRLIISRLGGDKVSGGKLFKEIAPKYTDRKGGYTRITKLPRRLGDGSAMAVIEFI; encoded by the coding sequence GTGAGACACCACAACAAAAACAGAAAATTCGGAAGAGAAAGAAACCAAAGGCGCGCTCTTTTGCGCTCGCTCGCTTCTTCCCTTATCAAAAAGGGCAAGATTCGCACAACTGAAGCGCGCGCAAAAGAATTAAGGCCTTTTGTAGAGAAGTTGGTTACGCAAGGGAAACATGGTACGCTCGCTCAAAGCCGCCTCATCATTTCACGCCTTGGAGGCGACAAGGTGAGCGGTGGGAAGCTTTTTAAAGAAATTGCCCCCAAATACACTGATCGCAAAGGTGGTTACACAAGGATTACCAAACTGCCTCGTCGTCTCGGAGACGGGAGTGCAATGGCGGTAATTGAGTTCATCTAA
- the rplM gene encoding 50S ribosomal protein L13: MKYTIDAKGKKIGRVASAAAALLIGKSRVDFVKNRVLDVEVEIINANALFIPLTKQKGKIYKHYTGYHGGLKERPLEKVIERHGIEEPIRHAVYGMLPANRLRNERMKRLKVVE, translated from the coding sequence ATGAAATACACCATAGATGCAAAAGGAAAGAAAATCGGTCGTGTCGCTTCGGCGGCAGCGGCTTTGCTCATTGGGAAGTCGCGAGTCGACTTTGTCAAAAACCGCGTTCTTGATGTGGAAGTTGAGATCATCAATGCAAATGCCCTCTTTATCCCTCTTACAAAGCAGAAAGGAAAAATCTATAAACACTACACGGGTTACCACGGAGGCTTGAAGGAACGGCCGCTTGAGAAGGTCATTGAGCGTCATGGTATCGAAGAGCCGATTAGGCACGCGGTATATGGTATGTTGCCAGCAAACCGTCTTCGCAACGAACGGATGAAAAGGCTCAAGGTGGTAGAATAA
- a CDS encoding 50S ribosomal protein L25: MQTLELKAEKRDILGRKVNKLRKTGKIPAVFYGRKEKSTPVFIEATDFGRVLNMDGESSIIRLVFNDGGNKDVLIQDISRDPVRGQPTHVDFYAIEADRAVEVKVPIEFTGESVAVKELGGTLVKVLYELEVRGLPKDLPQEIVVDIAPLATLESRIAARDIALPAGIELVTGPEEIIAAIAVAKEEEVAPAEFDASKIEVEEKGKKEEEEIPGEEAPKEKKQEKK; the protein is encoded by the coding sequence ATGCAAACGCTAGAACTCAAGGCCGAAAAGCGCGATATTCTCGGCAGAAAGGTCAATAAACTTCGAAAAACGGGTAAAATCCCGGCTGTTTTTTACGGACGCAAAGAGAAGTCCACCCCTGTCTTTATAGAAGCAACCGACTTTGGGCGCGTGTTGAACATGGACGGCGAGTCTTCGATTATCCGCCTCGTATTCAATGACGGAGGGAATAAGGATGTTCTCATTCAAGATATTTCACGCGACCCTGTACGTGGCCAGCCGACGCACGTTGATTTTTATGCTATTGAGGCAGACCGCGCTGTTGAAGTGAAGGTCCCGATCGAATTTACGGGAGAATCGGTAGCCGTTAAAGAGTTGGGAGGCACACTTGTTAAAGTGCTCTACGAACTCGAAGTTCGCGGTCTTCCAAAAGATCTTCCGCAAGAAATTGTCGTCGACATTGCTCCACTCGCAACACTTGAAAGCCGTATTGCCGCAAGAGATATCGCATTGCCGGCCGGTATTGAGCTTGTGACAGGCCCTGAAGAGATTATTGCCGCAATTGCCGTGGCGAAAGAAGAAGAGGTAGCACCGGCAGAGTTCGACGCATCGAAGATTGAAGTAGAAGAGAAGGGCAAGAAAGAAGAGGAGGAAATCCCCGGCGAAGAAGCTCCTAAAGAAAAGAAGCAAGAGAAGAAATAA
- the rpsI gene encoding 30S ribosomal protein S9 — MVTTEQQNTEVASIPKLPKGRYIETVGRRKTATARVRIFEGVGAKRVFSVNNKDAVAYFQTEEMQQIINEAFQKVKVVGKFDVSAHVSGGGIHAQAEALRHGLSRALVEYDSEWRGKLKKSKFLSRDQREKERRKFGLKKARKAPQWSKR; from the coding sequence ATGGTTACGACCGAACAACAGAATACCGAAGTCGCCTCGATCCCAAAATTGCCTAAGGGGCGATACATTGAGACAGTAGGCCGTCGCAAGACTGCCACTGCTCGTGTGCGTATCTTTGAAGGTGTTGGCGCAAAGCGCGTTTTCAGTGTTAATAACAAAGACGCTGTTGCTTACTTTCAGACAGAAGAAATGCAGCAGATCATCAACGAAGCATTTCAGAAGGTTAAGGTAGTAGGCAAATTTGATGTCAGCGCTCACGTTTCGGGCGGTGGTATTCATGCCCAGGCGGAAGCGCTTCGTCACGGATTATCTCGCGCTCTTGTGGAATATGACAGCGAATGGCGCGGCAAGCTCAAGAAGTCAAAATTCCTTTCTCGCGATCAGCGCGAGAAAGAGCGCAGGAAGTTTGGTTTGAAGAAAGCAAGAAAGGCGCCGCAGTGGAGCAAGCGTTAA
- a CDS encoding D-glycerate dehydrogenase yields MPRIYITRKIPGAGVRMLQEKGYEVDVSPKNGALTREEFLGVLRGKEYDAVLCTLLDRIDGEALDAAPTVKIFANYAVGFDNIDLAAVKERSVIVSNTPGVLTNTVAEHTFALMLAIAHRIVEADGFTREGKYKEWAPELLLGNDLFGKTLGIVGAGRIGARVAYHGARGFDMKIIYTDVKPNADIEKEAGAEYREKLEDLLAEADFVSIHVPLLPSTRHLINTERFSQMKSTAYLVNTSRGPVVDEVALVEALRNKTIRGAALDVFENEPALAPGLAGLANVIITPHIASGTEETRAAMAELAAKNIIAVLEGGEAPTAIKG; encoded by the coding sequence ATGCCGCGTATCTATATAACAAGGAAAATTCCAGGCGCTGGGGTGCGAATGCTTCAGGAAAAGGGCTATGAAGTGGATGTATCTCCCAAAAATGGCGCTCTCACAAGAGAGGAGTTTTTGGGTGTCCTCCGAGGTAAAGAGTATGATGCGGTGCTATGCACACTGCTCGACCGTATAGACGGAGAAGCGCTTGACGCGGCACCAACGGTAAAGATTTTTGCGAACTATGCTGTTGGTTTTGATAACATTGACCTTGCCGCAGTAAAGGAGCGTAGCGTTATCGTCTCAAACACACCGGGTGTTTTGACGAATACTGTTGCGGAACACACCTTCGCACTCATGCTCGCCATTGCTCACCGCATTGTCGAGGCAGATGGCTTTACCAGGGAGGGGAAATACAAAGAGTGGGCTCCGGAATTACTCCTTGGGAACGATCTCTTCGGAAAGACATTGGGTATTGTCGGTGCGGGGCGCATTGGCGCGCGGGTTGCGTATCATGGCGCACGCGGTTTTGACATGAAAATCATCTATACCGATGTAAAACCAAACGCAGATATCGAGAAAGAGGCGGGGGCGGAGTACAGGGAGAAACTCGAAGATCTTTTGGCAGAGGCGGATTTTGTCTCCATTCATGTGCCGCTTCTTCCATCCACACGACATCTCATTAACACAGAGCGTTTCTCGCAAATGAAGTCCACTGCATATCTCGTGAACACCTCACGCGGGCCAGTTGTGGACGAGGTAGCGCTCGTCGAAGCGCTTCGTAACAAGACCATTCGTGGCGCCGCTCTCGATGTCTTTGAGAACGAACCCGCGCTTGCACCCGGTCTCGCGGGGCTTGCCAATGTCATCATCACACCGCACATTGCTTCGGGTACGGAAGAAACTCGCGCAGCAATGGCAGAACTTGCCGCAAAGAACATTATCGCGGTACTCGAAGGAGGAGAAGCACCCACCGCCATTAAGGGGTAG
- the rpsK gene encoding 30S ribosomal protein S11 produces the protein MGKKRTAQKGGAGYNAEMRARSLARGSKRKVPHGILHIQATYNNTKLLVTDKDGRAVLWSSSGSLGFGGTRKGTPYAAAKVGELVGEQAQLLGMQSADVVVRGVGAGREAALRAFSGKGIELHSIRDETPRPFNGPRAPKPRRV, from the coding sequence ATGGGAAAAAAGCGTACAGCACAAAAAGGCGGAGCGGGATACAACGCAGAGATGCGGGCCCGTTCTCTTGCTAGGGGGAGCAAACGGAAGGTTCCGCACGGCATCCTCCATATTCAGGCAACGTATAACAACACGAAGCTTCTTGTTACAGACAAGGACGGGCGCGCTGTTCTGTGGTCATCGAGTGGAAGCCTTGGCTTCGGTGGAACCAGGAAGGGGACACCCTACGCCGCGGCAAAGGTTGGTGAGCTCGTCGGGGAGCAAGCGCAATTGTTGGGTATGCAAAGCGCGGATGTGGTTGTGCGCGGTGTTGGTGCCGGCCGCGAAGCGGCGTTGCGCGCCTTTTCGGGTAAGGGCATTGAACTCCACTCAATTCGCGACGAAACACCGCGGCCCTTTAATGGCCCTCGTGCACCTAAACCAAGAAGGGTATAG
- the rpmJ gene encoding 50S ribosomal protein L36 produces MKVKASIKTICSNCKIVRRKRRLYVICKNPKHKQRQG; encoded by the coding sequence ATGAAAGTTAAAGCATCAATCAAAACGATTTGTTCAAACTGCAAGATTGTACGTCGGAAACGCCGGCTGTATGTTATTTGCAAGAATCCGAAGCATAAACAGCGTCAAGGGTAA
- a CDS encoding carbohydrate kinase family protein yields MAKEFDFVAIGDITTDAFIRLSGDDATVETKDGKMKRICLIFGDKIEYDDLVEVAAVGNSPNAAVSAKRLGLSSAIATNMGDDYHGETQLAQLKKEGVATDFVRIHKGTESNYHFVLWYGAERTILVKHHQYPYLLPDIGTPQWVYLSSLGEHSLPFHEAIAAYIKDHPSTKLTFQPGTFQIRLGYEALKNIYAVTELFFCNLEESQRILKTEEKDIKKLLSRVRELGPRIVVITDGPNGAYTYDGEEVWYIPMYPDPKPPVNRTGAGDAFASTFTSLLALGKSVPDALKLAPINSMSVVQFIGAQKGLLSLDELEAWFAKAPEGYAPTKL; encoded by the coding sequence ATGGCAAAAGAATTTGATTTCGTCGCAATTGGCGACATAACGACCGACGCATTTATCCGCCTCTCCGGAGATGACGCGACGGTCGAGACAAAAGACGGGAAGATGAAGAGGATTTGCCTTATCTTTGGTGACAAAATTGAATATGATGATCTCGTTGAAGTCGCAGCAGTTGGGAACAGTCCCAATGCGGCTGTCTCTGCAAAGAGGCTAGGTCTCTCTTCTGCAATCGCCACGAACATGGGCGACGACTACCATGGCGAAACCCAACTTGCTCAACTAAAAAAGGAGGGGGTTGCAACAGATTTTGTGCGGATACACAAAGGAACGGAGAGCAATTACCATTTCGTGCTCTGGTACGGAGCAGAGCGCACTATCTTGGTAAAGCACCACCAGTATCCTTATCTGCTACCAGACATCGGAACTCCACAATGGGTGTACCTCTCTTCCTTGGGAGAACACTCCCTCCCCTTTCACGAAGCAATCGCCGCATACATTAAGGACCACCCATCAACAAAACTCACCTTCCAGCCCGGCACATTCCAGATTCGCTTGGGCTACGAAGCGCTCAAAAATATTTACGCCGTTACCGAACTTTTTTTCTGCAATCTGGAAGAGTCGCAGCGTATTTTGAAGACGGAAGAGAAGGACATTAAGAAACTCCTCTCCAGGGTACGTGAACTTGGACCAAGGATCGTCGTCATAACCGACGGACCGAACGGTGCCTACACATACGACGGCGAAGAGGTGTGGTATATCCCGATGTACCCTGATCCAAAACCCCCGGTAAACAGAACTGGCGCTGGTGACGCATTCGCTTCTACCTTTACCTCCCTTCTCGCGCTCGGCAAATCTGTGCCCGACGCGCTCAAACTCGCTCCCATCAACTCAATGTCGGTCGTGCAATTCATCGGCGCGCAAAAAGGCCTCCTCTCCTTAGACGAGCTTGAAGCATGGTTTGCAAAAGCACCGGAAGGATACGCGCCAACTAAACTTTAG
- a CDS encoding PCRF domain-containing protein, which produces MDLEGYKKNQKTRYLAEMYEKLDEEEANLVHMAEDDPSMKELAEDERTRIAGQKSALSKQMEEILASDKEEEASPREVILEVRAGAGGDEASLFAFELAEMYGRYATKKGWSFTKIDESQSELGGYKEASFEIKGLGVYDALKFETGVHRVQRIPDTEKQGRIHTSTASVAVLPIRKTSDVQINPADIEVTFSRAGGPGGQNVNKVETAVRVLHKPSGVVVRATAERSQQKNRERAMSVLAAKIAEAEEEKAATAMAQTRKEQIGRADRSEKIRTYNFPQDRVTDHRIKESWHGIERIMAGEIDDIVNAFGKEATNEL; this is translated from the coding sequence ATGGATCTTGAAGGATACAAGAAAAACCAAAAAACCCGATATCTCGCAGAGATGTACGAAAAGCTCGATGAGGAAGAGGCAAACCTCGTCCACATGGCGGAAGACGATCCGTCCATGAAGGAATTGGCCGAAGATGAACGCACACGAATTGCCGGACAGAAGAGCGCTCTCTCAAAGCAAATGGAAGAGATACTCGCATCAGACAAAGAAGAAGAGGCATCCCCAAGGGAGGTCATTTTGGAAGTGCGTGCTGGCGCAGGAGGCGACGAGGCGTCGCTCTTTGCGTTTGAGCTTGCAGAGATGTACGGACGATATGCCACGAAGAAAGGTTGGAGCTTCACGAAAATTGATGAATCACAGTCTGAACTCGGGGGTTACAAAGAGGCGTCTTTTGAAATAAAGGGGCTAGGAGTATATGACGCACTTAAATTTGAGACAGGCGTACACCGCGTACAGCGTATTCCGGACACCGAGAAACAGGGGCGTATCCACACCTCGACTGCTTCGGTTGCTGTTCTCCCGATTCGAAAGACGTCCGATGTTCAAATCAATCCAGCCGATATTGAGGTGACTTTTTCGCGGGCGGGTGGCCCTGGGGGGCAGAATGTGAACAAGGTAGAAACCGCAGTCCGTGTCCTCCACAAACCCTCCGGCGTTGTTGTACGCGCAACCGCAGAGCGGAGCCAACAGAAGAACCGTGAGCGTGCCATGAGTGTTCTTGCGGCGAAAATAGCGGAAGCTGAAGAGGAAAAGGCGGCAACAGCGATGGCACAAACTCGAAAAGAACAGATCGGCCGCGCAGATCGTTCGGAAAAGATCAGGACGTACAACTTCCCCCAGGATCGTGTCACTGACCACCGCATCAAAGAGTCCTGGCACGGGATTGAGCGGATTATGGCGGGTGAGATTGATGACATTGTGAATGCGTTTGGGAAAGAGGCTACAAACGAACTCTAA
- a CDS encoding phosphotransferase gives MQKAPSIEEISKWLRSNDPLGSFAKGEFRITDIDPKPYSGHFNFLLEVGVERMVLRFKGPEWGDQKRGTRTEYEVLTYVEPYTVAPRPLYSTGDFFGESALLEEYVKGESIGNIYDDAASIARFFSNIARIPVKKGAAFFEEPMKSYERNRKTWKARLLVAAEESRAAVWSTRIADELLPQAERMLDAFEPRLEKTINNYGETFIFESAHIGHLLKTSDGFRFLNWEQVSYGDPAFMLAVFLTSIKSRNDFEVIKGKMLEAYPIKMPREEFETLVGERMKERAVSNLIWGLWTHARKGELDSQSVGKEFDEVMEILSTY, from the coding sequence ATGCAGAAGGCCCCTAGTATTGAAGAGATATCCAAATGGCTCCGCTCAAACGACCCTCTGGGTTCATTTGCAAAAGGTGAGTTTCGTATTACGGACATCGACCCCAAGCCCTATTCGGGACACTTCAACTTTTTGCTTGAAGTGGGGGTGGAGCGGATGGTGCTCCGTTTCAAGGGTCCGGAATGGGGTGACCAGAAACGTGGTACTAGGACTGAATATGAAGTGCTCACGTATGTCGAGCCGTACACCGTCGCTCCTCGGCCGCTCTACTCGACCGGTGACTTCTTTGGAGAAAGCGCGCTTCTCGAGGAGTATGTGAAAGGGGAAAGTATCGGCAATATCTATGACGATGCGGCATCAATCGCGCGGTTCTTCTCGAACATTGCCCGCATCCCAGTTAAAAAGGGCGCCGCATTTTTTGAGGAACCGATGAAGAGCTACGAGAGAAATCGCAAAACGTGGAAAGCGCGACTTCTCGTCGCCGCAGAGGAATCGCGGGCAGCGGTGTGGAGTACACGTATTGCGGATGAATTGTTGCCGCAAGCAGAGAGAATGCTTGATGCGTTTGAACCACGCCTGGAGAAAACAATAAACAATTATGGAGAGACGTTTATCTTTGAAAGCGCGCATATTGGACACCTCCTGAAAACCTCTGACGGTTTCCGTTTTCTTAATTGGGAGCAGGTCTCATACGGCGACCCCGCTTTTATGCTCGCTGTGTTCCTCACGTCGATTAAGAGTAGGAACGATTTCGAAGTCATAAAAGGAAAAATGCTTGAGGCATATCCAATAAAAATGCCGCGCGAAGAGTTTGAGACGCTTGTTGGGGAGCGCATGAAAGAGCGCGCCGTCTCGAACCTCATCTGGGGACTTTGGACGCACGCGAGAAAGGGGGAGCTTGATTCGCAAAGTGTCGGTAAGGAGTTTGACGAAGTAATGGAGATACTATCTACTTATTAA
- a CDS encoding sel1 repeat family protein, producing MRPIRHLFVVLFTTAIMCFCSVASQAQGQVVASPKAPIHACDTLAGNPIDPQKVGVGVATALLRTEPAIRACEEAVRLYPNELRFQFQLGRAYKQANRLEEAFRLYKQSADKGYAGAQNSLGVMYARGESVPKDCNKAAHYFQLAADQGLQAAGDNLRLLACVQQV from the coding sequence ATGAGACCGATACGACACCTTTTCGTTGTGTTGTTCACGACAGCAATTATGTGTTTTTGCTCAGTTGCTTCACAAGCCCAAGGACAGGTTGTGGCGAGCCCCAAAGCTCCGATTCATGCGTGCGATACGCTCGCTGGTAACCCGATTGATCCGCAAAAGGTTGGTGTTGGTGTTGCCACTGCATTATTGCGAACCGAACCAGCCATTCGTGCATGCGAGGAAGCAGTACGACTCTACCCGAATGAATTACGGTTTCAGTTTCAATTGGGGCGTGCGTATAAGCAGGCAAACCGTCTGGAAGAGGCCTTTCGATTGTATAAACAGTCCGCAGATAAGGGCTACGCCGGTGCGCAAAACAGCTTGGGTGTCATGTACGCCCGTGGGGAGAGTGTTCCCAAAGACTGCAATAAGGCGGCGCACTATTTTCAACTCGCGGCAGACCAGGGACTTCAGGCCGCTGGCGACAATTTGCGTCTTCTCGCGTGTGTCCAACAAGTGTGA
- the rpsD gene encoding 30S ribosomal protein S4, with translation MPKLKQFKIARRLGARVFPKTENPKFVITPKMRTRKHRTQPLTEFGTQLLEKQKARYYYGVRERQFGNYVKKASAKKGSNPAQELYRLLESRLDNTVFRLGFAQSRALGRQLVSHGHIMVNDRKVSIPSYSVRPGDRIAIRLQSRDKSLFLTLAERIKDHTPPQWLSRTETFGAVVKGAPAIDKQQEMVFNITSIIEFYSR, from the coding sequence ATGCCTAAACTCAAACAATTCAAAATCGCAAGGAGGCTCGGTGCTCGCGTCTTCCCAAAAACGGAAAATCCGAAGTTTGTTATTACTCCAAAGATGAGGACCAGGAAGCACCGCACCCAGCCGCTCACAGAGTTTGGTACGCAACTTTTGGAAAAACAAAAGGCGCGCTATTATTATGGTGTTCGAGAGCGACAGTTTGGGAATTATGTAAAGAAGGCGTCAGCCAAGAAAGGGTCAAACCCAGCGCAAGAATTGTATCGCTTGCTCGAAAGCCGTTTGGATAATACGGTCTTCCGACTCGGATTTGCACAGAGTCGTGCTCTTGGGCGACAGCTTGTGTCGCATGGGCACATTATGGTTAACGATCGAAAGGTTTCGATCCCTTCGTACAGCGTGCGGCCGGGAGACAGGATTGCTATCCGGCTTCAAAGTCGTGACAAGAGCCTCTTTTTGACCCTTGCTGAACGAATCAAGGATCACACCCCACCTCAATGGCTTTCCCGTACAGAAACATTCGGGGCGGTCGTTAAGGGAGCACCAGCAATTGACAAACAGCAAGAAATGGTATTTAATATAACTTCGATTATCGAATTTTATAGTCGTTAA
- the infA gene encoding translation initiation factor IF-1, whose protein sequence is MKAKNVPKAMGVITEALPNAFFRVALDASPGATPGGEGGEILAYLAGKMRMYRIKVLVGDRVELELDPYGGKGRITRRL, encoded by the coding sequence ATGAAAGCTAAGAATGTCCCAAAGGCGATGGGGGTAATCACAGAAGCCCTTCCTAATGCGTTTTTTCGCGTTGCTTTGGATGCTTCACCAGGTGCCACACCAGGAGGAGAAGGCGGAGAAATACTCGCGTATCTTGCCGGCAAAATGCGAATGTATCGGATTAAAGTCCTTGTTGGCGACCGAGTTGAGTTAGAGCTCGACCCATACGGGGGGAAGGGACGGATTACGAGACGGCTGTAG
- a CDS encoding DNA-directed RNA polymerase subunit alpha, translating into MEIILPTKPKVVKEEGAHGVYEIEGLYPGYGHTLGNSLRRIVLSSLVGTAITSLKIEGVAHEFSTISGVKEDVIALLLNIRKVNFRMATDESQEVRIKVKGAKVVTAADIEAPGQVEVLNPEAYIAEITNKSTTLEVTIRLEKGLGYVPKEVHQKEKVERGTIALDAVFSPIRRVNYEVENMRVGERTDYNRLRISIETDGSISPREALEASISIMIKQLKAIVGFQEEESKAEVAKEDGEEGEGGVEVKRAEEEKEFLKTRIDTLGFGTRTVNALTKANIRTVGGLARKTEKDLLELDGLGEKGVQEVKRTLSNFGITLK; encoded by the coding sequence ATGGAGATCATCCTCCCAACAAAACCAAAGGTAGTGAAAGAAGAGGGCGCGCACGGTGTTTATGAGATTGAGGGGCTTTACCCTGGTTATGGGCACACCCTCGGGAACTCACTCCGTCGCATAGTATTGTCGTCACTCGTCGGCACAGCAATTACTTCTCTGAAGATTGAGGGTGTTGCGCACGAGTTTTCAACGATATCAGGAGTAAAGGAGGACGTCATTGCGCTACTCTTAAACATACGCAAAGTGAACTTCAGAATGGCGACCGATGAATCGCAAGAGGTGCGGATTAAGGTGAAGGGCGCTAAGGTGGTAACTGCCGCCGATATTGAGGCGCCCGGCCAGGTAGAGGTTCTAAACCCAGAAGCGTATATTGCCGAGATTACCAACAAGAGCACTACACTTGAAGTTACTATCCGCCTCGAAAAAGGATTGGGCTACGTTCCCAAAGAAGTACATCAAAAAGAAAAAGTAGAGCGCGGCACTATCGCACTTGATGCCGTGTTCTCTCCGATACGTCGCGTTAACTATGAAGTAGAAAACATGCGTGTCGGTGAACGAACAGACTATAATCGTCTTCGTATTTCGATTGAAACAGACGGGAGTATTTCTCCGCGCGAGGCCTTAGAGGCATCGATTTCCATCATGATTAAGCAGTTGAAGGCCATCGTCGGTTTCCAGGAAGAAGAGTCCAAGGCGGAGGTGGCAAAAGAAGATGGCGAGGAAGGCGAGGGGGGGGTTGAGGTGAAGCGGGCGGAGGAGGAAAAAGAGTTTTTGAAAACACGCATCGACACGCTTGGTTTCGGTACTCGGACGGTAAACGCACTCACTAAGGCAAATATTCGCACAGTGGGAGGTCTCGCGAGAAAGACCGAAAAGGATCTCCTGGAACTCGATGGGCTTGGTGAGAAGGGGGTGCAAGAAGTGAAGCGAACCTTGTCTAATTTTGGAATTACTTTAAAATAG
- the rpmE gene encoding 50S ribosomal protein L31: MKKEIHPQYYPGAKATCVCGNSFAVGSTKEKIDVEICSECHPFYTGQEKILDTAGRVEKFRAKRRSAEEKKQTTKPKAKKTKAA; this comes from the coding sequence ATGAAGAAGGAAATTCACCCCCAATATTATCCTGGTGCCAAAGCAACCTGCGTTTGCGGTAACTCTTTCGCAGTGGGCTCAACCAAGGAAAAGATTGATGTCGAAATTTGCTCGGAATGTCACCCGTTTTATACCGGCCAAGAGAAGATTCTCGACACCGCCGGCCGTGTAGAAAAGTTCAGGGCAAAGAGACGCTCTGCAGAGGAAAAGAAGCAGACAACCAAACCAAAAGCAAAGAAGACAAAAGCCGCGTAG